The genomic window CCAGCCTGATTTGTTTCTTTTGACTTCTTCTGAATCAGAAAACTTGTATTTAAACAATGTCAGTGCACAgcagaaagaaagcagagagcCCTTCAACTGGTTTTACTTCTACTCAGCTGTTTAGTTAGCAGCAGTGCATAAAGAGGTCATGGTTTGCTGTTATTTGTGTATTCTCTGCCCTACTTTCCCACCTTGCAACACAAATGAGCTTAGATCACTTCATGCTATGAATAAAGCATAGTAAATCTGAGAATGTTTAGCATCATAAGAGGCTGGGTGGTTGTTTTTGAGACTAGAATAGAAGTCTTCCTGCTTGCAGACCTCATGATTGGTTAATAAGTAAAGCATGATCTGGTTCAGGCTTGGCATTGAAACACAGTGGTCATGCTTTCAGAGCCCTGCTGTTTACCACCACTCCTTGTTGTCCTTTCATTTCTGCAAATCAGATGCAGAGTTTTTCCTTCTGGTCATGGGTTTTCTCTCTTATCAGCATGTTTGCTTACGCTACAGGCTGTCAGCTTCTGAGCAGCAGTGGAGATGAACTAACAGGAATTGTtatgaatattattattgtgaAATGGCCGTTTGAGGATgattttgttctctctctctttttttgagTTCTGCTTTTGTGCTGGCAGAGACAAGTAAACTTAGGCAAAGTTAAAGATGCAGAGTACCGACAGCGACCTGAGATTTTTCAGAAGAATCGCATTTTGGTGCTAAAGTAAATGACCCAAGTTAGCAAGTAGGTTGTAAATGTTTGCTCCTCTGGAAgtattttgtgtgttgtgttgtttttgttagtCCCGCCCTGATTCTATGTTTGTTTTCCCCAGTGGGCGATTTTGAAAAGATCTGGCGTGAGCACTGTGAGGATGAGCAGACACTGAGTGAGTACGCTGTTGCCATGAAGAATCTGGCCGACAACCACTGGACCAAAAACTGCGAAGGAGAGGGCCGCATCGAGTGGTGTCGCAGGTACAGCAGATTTCAAATGTTGCTTGGCTGTATGTCGTAGAGATTTAACTTCACATGAGGGTGAAACATGTTTATACCTGTAGGATGAGTTTTAAGTTTTGATTTCACTTCTACAGTGTCTGTCAGGAATACTTCTTGGACGGCGGAATGAAAAGAATGTTAGAAAAAGATGAGAAGAATGCTGCACATGCTATGGGGCTGACTGCAGCATCTGTGAATACCCAGCCCTACAGCACCATCCCCAGGTGAGCTGAAGAAGGACTATGGCCATGTGGCCCGTAGATAATTACTAATACATCTCTAAGTGAGTCTGTGTTTAAAACAGCCACGGCTTGAAACTACGGCTCTTTCACACTGACCCACTAACTTCTGCTTTTACCTTCAGTGGGAAAGTTTACAACAATTTGAACATATTTCCCAGTGCACCTGGTAAATTATAACAGTCACTGGGCTCCATACTAATGTGTCTTACCCTGGGCTCCATGAGTTCCTCGTGGTGTGTATATGATGACTTACTTGTGGGGGTAAAAAGGTTTATCACCCGTTTTAATGTGGGTACTGTGTCGTCTTCTACATGGTAGAAAGAGTATATAATGCACAATACTTTTTCTTAGTTCGATGTCTCAGCTGGGGAAAATGCGCCTTCTGGATGTTGGAAGCTGCTTTAACCCTTTCCTGAAGTTTGATGAGTTCCTCACAGTTGGTATCGACATAGTGCCTGCAGTTGAGGTGAGAGTGCTTGATTATCAGGAGGTTTTACATTCTTGTTGATGCATATAAAGGAGGTTTTCTTGCTAAGTGCTTGCattacaaagcaaaaaaaaaaaagctccagaAATGACTCATGCAGGGGTATCATCGCTGTGGTTAGAGACTCTGTAAACACATTCAGCAGAAAGTGGAACAAAAACTCTGCATTCTGCAACTGCAACTAATGAAACGGAGTCTGTGGCATGTCAGTGGTGTCACATTTGAATCTTTATTTCTGCATAATCTTCTCTTCAGAGTGTGTACAAGTGTGACTTCCTCAACCTTCagctccagcagcctctccagcTGGCAGGTGATGCAGTAGAGGCCTTCCTCCGCCAGCTCCACAACCCCATCGATGCTCTGCCTGCTCAGCTTTTTCACGTGGTGGTCTtctccctgctcctctcctACTTCCCCTCACCGTACCAGCGCTGGATCTGCTGCAAAAAGGCCCacgagctgctggagctgcacgGCCTACTGCTCATCATAACGCCCGACTCCTCCCACCAAAACCGCCATGCCCTGATGATGCGCAGCTGGCGTGTTGCGGTGGAGTCACTGGGCTTTAAGCGCTACAAATACGTCAAGTATTCCCACATGCATCTCATTGCCTTCCGGAAGGTGTCTGTGGCCACCACCAGCGACCTGGTGTCACGCAACTACCCCGAGATGCTCTACATCCCTCAGGACTTTAACTCCAATGAAGAAGAGGACTGCGCCGATGTCCCGGTGCAGGTGCGCTCCGAGTTTGAGGATGACCAGCTGGCTTGGGGCTTCACGGAGCTACCGGACACGCCTTACGATTCAGATTCTGGGGAGAGCCAGAGCAGCTCTGTGCCTAGCTTTCATGAGCTGGAGGATCCCATCCTGCTTCAGAGCTAGGCTAAAccagcaaccccccccccttttttctctACCTGTCACTTCCCCTTCAACTGCTGTGCTGCCAAATTTAACCTGCTGCATTTTTCTCCCACTTCTCCTGCCTCTTCAAAAAAACTATGCTGTTTGCacagtgtgaaagagagaagttTACAGATTATTTTCTCATATCCATGCTCCTTagagagtacacacacacacacatacatgcacacacacacacacactaagatgGATATATTTTGATAAATAGCTAGGTTTTATAAGAGTTGGAAATTGAATGCCCTTAAGATAATCTTAACTCCCTGTTCCTAGAGCTCCACCCGATCTTACAATCAGTTACAAAGTCAGCTTGTCCTCATTCTGTGCTTGGTCTCCGTTTGAATAAGCTAGTGTCACAGGCTGCTTCAGTATAAAAGCCAAATACAGCAACCCAAGCAGTCCTGCAGGATTTGATTGCACTGGAGAGACTGAGGTGGAATGAGTGGACGATGGTACGCTTGCTTCTGTCACAGTCATGCAGCTAGACTTTCTGAAAATTCTTGGTGTGCATTTAGttttccaaaacaaacaaacaaacaaaaaagagacaAGTTTGTTGTTTTGAAATTATATATATTCTCAGTCAAACATTGGTGTTGTCCAGTGTGAAGTGTGGCAATGCCATTTTAACTATGGCATCTTCTGAATGACTTGTGTATCTTTTACAAGAAAGTGGTATGTTAAGCATTTTCAGAACCATACAGTAGGACTATTACTAGGTTTACTAATGTGAACATGTAACCGTTTACTTATTGTGTAACAAGGTACGAGTGCAAACATAGTTATTACACTTTTTATCCTCCTCTTGTTGGCCTCAGAAATTTTAATTCTAAtacattgttctttttttttggggggggggggggggcactgcaAGTCGGTGACACATGACTTTAGACTTTgaatagcacacacacagttaacagaTCTGTGACAATTTACAATGAAGATAAAAACTCAATCTGACGAAACTCACctgatgctgtgtgtacaagaagtgaggatgaagaggagggaggcTTTAGCTAAAGACACTACCAGGTAAatgttagtgtgtgagtgtggttgGGTATGTTAGTGTGAATGAAGGAGTGAGTTtacattcatgtgttttttcagtGGCACTTTATCATTGATTCTACAGGGTGTCACAAAATGTAAGTATTTCCCCCTGTTCAAAGTTTTACAACCAACGTGATGGGCCCACATAACGATACCGATGAGTACACGGTGCCTTCTTCACTGCTTGAAACTGACGCTCATTAAAATAttcacaccttttttttaaaggagcagtgtgtAGGATTTAACAGGATCTATTGGCAGGAAATGATTATGGTGTGTATATAGTTTCCATTGGTGTTTAATTATTAGTCTTTCGTGGAGCCATGTATTCAGAGTACAGACCGGACAAACCAAGCATCGACTATAGAGGGGCttcttcatatttttttgcGCTGAGGTAATTTCTTGTACACATTTTGAGAGCGAGGGGTGTTCTGTAATCTGCAGCCTCACCACTAGATTCACTAAATCCTACACACTTAAATCAAAACTATATCAAGCTTCTTTGGCCCAGACGgtacacacacagtccagtTCTCCTTTGTCATATTAATGGAACAAGAAGCATTTCCAGTGTTGGTGTAATACAGTGTGTTGTTGGAAGTCTCATATCATCTTAGCAGTGAAAGcacatctatttcctgttttaACAGATTCGAAACGTTTCACAGATGTTCTGAAAAAGTGTTTTGTGATTTGTCTTCCAGTGTTTCTTTTTGATCCATTTGCATGAGCTGGTTCATCTTTATCATTATCAACATTTTCAACAACGCAGAACAACGTGTGCTTATAGTTTggttgttttctcttttataaatgaatgtaaatgtaagatggtactgtgtgtgtgtcgttacTTTTGAACTGTATGTCATGAAGGGTTCAGTCGCCTTAATATATGCATACAATATCTGTCCTTTTAAGCTAAAATTACATGATACCTTCTTAAGCCTAAATGAGTAAAACCCAACAGCACAAAATAACAAGCAATGGGAAAATAATAATTAGATTTGTACTTTGTTTCTTTCACATACAGTGGGTTGTattatcaaaaacaaaacaaaaaatgtcatggaaggtgaaaaaaaataaaaataggtcATTTACCTAGTCACAAGTAAGGCTGTGTATTTATTGTCAAATGTGTAAAACGCGGATGTTGGCTTTTTCCATTGTTACTTTTGAGCCTTGGTACTTGCTGTAGGTGACGCAGCAATATGGCGTCTGTCATCTGAGTCGAAAGTTTATACGTGATAAACTTTTTGAACTGCTATGTCTTTCTCACTCCTGACAACTGGATTCAAAGCGCGGCGTATGCAAACTTTAAATCTCGTATCGGATATCAGATGAAAGAGTACGACGTTCAAGATGTGAAATGATTCGTTGACCGGCGCTAAGATGCTTCGCTGACGGCTAACTACAGCTAAGCTAGCCGCTTTCAACAAGTTAGCCAGCACCAGCAGGCTAACTGAAGTAGGATTGATCGTcgctgtgttttaaatgtcataACGGACCTTAACCCGAGTAGAACTCCTCTAAGTGCCTGTTTCCGGCTCTGGGCTGTCGGTTTACTTTACAAAAATGTGTCGTTTTCTGCGTTACTGTGTCAGTCACTGCCTTCACGCGGCGATAACCCGGCTGGAGGAGGTCAATGGAGAGGTGAGCATGTGGTCCTCTGTCCGGTGGCTGGGCTACCTGTCCGGTCTGAACCTGTTAGTGGCCCTGTGTCTGGGTCTCTATGCCCGCTGGGAGAGAACAGCAGAGTCCACTCTTCTTGTCATCTTTGTTTTGGCCCTGTTCGTCCTCGCTATAGCGAGCGTACTCTACTACTACTTCAGCATGGAACGGGtcagcctcagcctcctccacctgtgGTTCGGGTTTTTGCTGGGTCTGCTCTGTTTCCTTAATAACCCCGCTTTGGAAAGCGACGTCAAGGAGCAGGCGGCAAACTACCTGCTGCTGGCCAGCATGGCTCTGAGGACGCTGTGGGCGctgctggagaggctggtcgGATGTGCGCGGTACCGTCCAGCCTTCCTCACCTCGGCAGAGCGGCTGGAACTGGCCGGCTTCGCCACTGCCAGCACGGCGCTGCTCATCCCAAAGTCCCTGAGCGtgatggtgctggtggtggCGCTGGCCACGGTCATGATTGGGCTCCGGATGAAAGCCGTCCTGGCTGTTCCCAACCTGGTTTGCTTTGCTGTCATCACCGCCGTCCTGTTCTTCAAGTCTCTGAACATCACCATCAACCCGTTCACACTGGCCTGCTTCTTCAGCCAGCTCATCTGCGACCCTCTGCTGGATGTCTACTTCAGCGGGCTGTCTGTGACTGAGCGCTGGCAGCCCTTCCTGCTGTGGAGGGGCCTGTGGCGCCGCCTGtccctgctgcctctgctggcgGTGGAGATGACCTTCATCATCCTGGCTGCTCGGAAGCTGGCAGACCTTGACCAGTGGTACCTGATGATCCCAggctttgtggtgtgtgtgcttttctggGCCATTTGCCATTTGGTGTTTGTCATCACCGTGTGGGGTTTTCACACCAAGCTCAGCGACTGTCAGAGGCTTCGCCTGTCACAGGGGGCAGAAGTCACCAGTCTGGACAAAGTTATGGCATCAAAGGGCATGAGACATTTCTGCCTCATCTCTGAACGCCTGATGCTCTTCACGCTGGTGTCAAcggctgctgttgctgctcttTGTTGGCAGGTAAGATGCTACAGAATGGGACTGACCCATTGACCTGATTGAACAGCAGAGTCCTAAGCTCGATTAGGTTAGATTCTTGTAACTATTCTAAATTTATGCCACAGTTTTGTGGAGAAAATGATGATAAAGtccttgttttgtttccagCTTTACTCTTACACTTATTTTCCAGCAGCCAATTGTCTCTCAGTGACTTGTGAATTTGCGCTGCAGGCCTCCAGCAGTGTCTTTGTGAGCACATTTCTGCTCATTCTCCCCCTGGAGTCTCTCTTCCATGGACTCTTCCACGAGCTCGGAAACACCCTCGGAGGAACCTGTGTTGGCTACGCAGTGGTCATCCCCACCAACTACTGCAGGTAGTACTGTTCATAACTTCCTGTTTAACAGGGAAACGTCTTCCAGTCAGACTGCATGGCCTGACAACCTGATGAACGTGATTTTTCTCACCCCTTCCCTGTAGTCCTGATGGGCAGCCGATGCTGCTGCCTCCGGGCCAGGTGCACGAGCTGAACAAGCGCTCCACAGGCATGTTGAACAACGTGCAACGTCTCTTCGCCCACCATCTGATTGAGACCTTTGGCTGCGACTACTCCACCAGCGGGGTCACCCTGGAGGCTCTGCAGGCCAAAATCAAATCCTTCTTGGAGCTCCGCACTGCAGATGGACCTCGTCATGACACCTATGTCATTTTCTACAGCGGCCACACACACCGGACTGGCGAGTGGGCGCTCGCAGGTGAGAGGGGAATCGTGCAGATGCAGTTATGATTAGTAATAGCTGATTGCTCCCTTTATTAGTGATATCACACTTCAGACAGCTGAGAATGATCCTCCTCTtgcattgtttttgtgttcatCATCAGGAGGAGACACTCTTAGACTGGATCAGATTTTGGAGTGGTGGAGGGAGAAGAACGGCAGCTTCTGTTCACGTCTCATCGTGGTGCTCGACTGTGACAACTCACTGCCCTGGGTTAAGGAGGTCAGGAAGGTCGAGGGTCTTTACGTGGCATTGCAGGGAGCAACGCTGGCCAGAGTGACGGACGTTGAGCTGCAGGACCCTCCGCAGCTGGGAGACTTCACCTGCCAGTGGGTGGAGTATAACTGCAACGCGAGCTGTGACATCCAGTGGTCGGAGAGGGGCAGGGCGGTCTCTGCTGTTTACGGAATCTCCAAAAACTGGAGTGACTACACGCTGCATCTGCCGACGGGAAGCGACGTCACCAATCACTGGAGCATGTACTTCCCACGTATGACCTACCCGGTGGTCCAGCTGGCGCTGTGGTGCGGCAGCCTGAACCTGTTGTGGATCTGCAGTGCCTGTCTGCGATTTCTCAGGAGAGTCAAACTCAACTGGTTTCCACCAGCCATACTGGACACAGGGCAAGGCTTGAAACTGGTAAGATCATAGAAATATGAAGAGAAGCAGATTTGTACTTTTATACAGAAAATTTCCCAAATTGAGTTTTTTTAACCCTAAAAAAGGCAGCTATGCATTTATTGGATTGAAGTAGCCAGCATTATGTTAAGTTTGATACTTACTTTATTGATCAGTTACTGATGCGGATTGAAGACGTTTGCCTTACAAATATTTCCAAGTTTTTATACTCTGTTAATGTGTGCTTTTAGATTTGTCAGCTGAGACATAGATGGCAGCATAGATACGGGAGAGTCCTGTGTtacaggacagagcaggtttaGAAAATGGACAGATGGATGAGGACTGAGCACACGTGACATATTTTGCACATTCAACATCATATTTACTGTTAGATCTGATTCCTAACATTCACACTGTGCCTTTTTACCTTAACAATCACAAAACATGATCTTAAAACCAAAGTGGCCACGGTACATATTCAGAGGAAGATGTCGGGCATATAAGATGTACAGTATGGTCTACCCAGGATTCCTCTATCCCCCTTCTGTGTCCACTCACAGCTTAGTGTAGCACTCGTGATGATGCGCTGCTTTGTTGCAAAATGTTTGGACGCTTTTGCAGTTGAGATTTCACTCCCAGCTGCTTCAGGGAGTCCAGAGTTTTAACTGTGCTCATGAATGCACTACAAGCACAGATGTATGACAGCTGCAATATTTAACTTACAACAAACTGCAGGAATTAAAcgagatgtttttttcctgcggTTCATTATAGTTTACTGGCCTATGCAAGTTTATACTAatcagtttgttgtgtttgtaagAAAACCAGGTGGAAAATGGAACTATGCAATAAAAAGGTGAAAGCTTGCCGCTCAAAATGTAGATTTATTAATATATTCTGccaagaaacaaaataaaaaatgaaacaaatctgAGCGTGGATTAAATGTTTTTAGATGGTTATTATTTCTGAAGACAATCTTAAAGGATTCTTTAAATATATTCATGTGCTACTATTTATATGTTTATGTCTCATTCACGGCTTCTCATAGACGGTGTTAGTTTAGACCTCTATGACTAGAAGCCAAAACAAATCACTCCTATCATCAGTGCACTTCCTGTCCTACCACCTGAGGTGTTATTCAAGCAGCTAAAAGTATGAGGCAGTTGTGATTTATCTAAAATAAGGTTCACACATGTTACAAAGTGGAGCAGAATTTTATCACAAAGTCCTCAGCTTAATGCACTTGTTTAACCTGTTTTCCTTGCATTGAAGCGTGTGTCTCCACGGTAACAGGACATGTACACATCCAGCTTGGATACAGCCTCTGTTATAGAAACCGTGAGCCTCTCTGTAAGGGAGAATAGTTGTTGGAGAAATCAGGCGGTCAGGTTTTTGGTTGGTTTTATTGAAAACATTATAAAATGATGTGGTGCAGCAGCATTTTTCAGTTCTGATGATCAgctcacatttacacaaaccAAAATGAGATTTACAGCAAGTTGTTGTGTTTCACTGTTGAGGAGACGAGACTGCACAAGGcagataaacaacaaaacatctaCCTCCCCCATGTGGCTGCAAGTGAGACTACACCAATCCCACAAAATAAgtcggattttttttttgggccaAATTCACATTTGGTTTAGAGTTTCTTTTAAGTTCAGTCTTCAACAGCTGATGTGCAAACTCATGATTTGGGAGTTGTTTTAAGTAGAGGTACACAGTGATTTAAAAGAAACAGACAAAGCGAGTTTGAACAGCACGTCAGTTAAAACATTAAAGCTGCACAGCCTTCAGTGTAACATGTGAGAACAGCTGGATCAGAACGAGGATAAGCCTTACAGGAATGACAAATGTCCTCTTAGCGTTTGACAATATAAACCATCCAAGCCTTTCATATGCAGATTCAGTTACATCCACAAAATGACTGTACAAACATCAGCCTAGTTTACAACAGGACAACTTTGGAGCTAGATTCACAGTTGCCGTCTACTTGGTCATCAACTACATAATACAGAATCACTGGGCCGCATGAGTAACATTGTTTACATTGACCGCTGACAGGATGAAGACTATAACTGTGGATGTTGGATTATTGTTGGTCTCTTGGTGAAGTGTTTTATATATAGTATTACAGCTAACATCTGCAGATTGTCTTTAAACTAATCACTGTTGTTCCACAAGCTGCTGTTAGCATCAAACTCAACCAGACCATGTTTGGCATCAATCCTTTTATCATAATAGCTGCTTATTTGACTAATAACCTACATAGAAAGAGTTTTAAACTGAAACAGACATGTTTATTGTTCAGCTGAATTTGGTTTCAGTTGTAATGTTTGTAACAAAATAACATTATGCAGACATGATCCCACGAGGTTTAACAGCAGGTTTTGGTGGCATCTGTGGTTTAGCAAAAATGAGATCGAAGCTTTGGCTGATTGCATGTGCAACATAGATCCGTCCCTCAACCAAAACCTAACCTTTAATTTCCCTAAAGTTAGTTCTCCGTCATCAAAGTCAGCAtgagttaaattaaaaaacacaaaaaaagttgtGAAAGGAATCCGATATTAAATcaatgtgctgatgtgtgtggaTAAGTCCAGTGTCTAAGAGCCAGCAGGTCCATCAGCTCTGTATCCATGTGATTGTCATGAATGTGTCTCTGTACCTCATTTCACAATGTCAGCACAATCTAGTGTTTATAATTGATTTACCCTAAAGAAATTATTGTGACGATAAAACAGCTACAAAACACCCAAACTAGTATACCCCATATACCAAGTATCATGTCACCAGTTGAATAACTACATCATTTtacacccttttttttttaaaatacaaaaatgtagtTCTTTTAAGAGAGAGCTTCCTCTGTCAGTTCCTTAGCGTGGACCCTCCAGGCTCAGTGCTTCCAGGAAGGAGCCCAGGTTTAAATGCAAAGCTTCAATTGTCTCCTACATGTAAACAAAGTGTCATGTACCTGGGACCAAACCCACTTTTAAACTGTTAAAACTGCATGTGAATGTAGGCGTGAACCGAAAAACATAAACCTAATTTTAACCGAAGGGTAACCACGATCCCAGGCTGATACAGAAGATTGCATAGCAGTGGACAATACATGGAACCTAGCTTAGTCTTTACACCTACAGAAACTTGGAACTGCCCCTGTTTTCTCAGCTGCACTGATGAGACTGCAACGACACACAACAAAGCATATTTACAGTGACGGACATGTTCCTCACGCTCATCTTTCCAGTGCAGCTGAGAAAAAGGGAAATTGCGGTCGGTTATGGGTTGGAGTGTATCTTCTACCTCCGTCTGCTCCACCTCTTGTTGAGTCAACTCTTCACCTAACATTCAAATATCAGTAACACAACAAAGGATGTTGTCTTGTGTATAAGTCCCCAAATATTCTTGAAAAATAGAATGAGGTAAATCCCTGTAGTATgacaacaactacaactacTATGCACCAAATGAAAACTGCCCCGTCGCCCTTTGCCTCTGTGTAATGACTACTTGGTTCATGTAGGCACAAGAACAGTCTACACAGCAGATGTGTGTCCATCGGGTTGCCTCTACGCGTCTCTTTGTGTCACAGTTCTCCTTCATCGTTTCCTCCCTCCTTGTCCCTGCCAACCGCTCCACCGGCCGGTTGGTCTCAGGACTTCCTCTGCCTCAGCGTCTCAGAGCTGCCGTTCAGTTTGCTCCGCCCGGACGGAGTGGCCGTGCTTCCGTTGCCCAGAGGGCGGTCCCTGTCGGTGGGGGCTTCCTGTTTGCGCCGACGGGTCTCTTTGTAGCGGAGTGTGATGTCACTATGAGAGGGAAGGAAGGGAAGACATTACTAATACGAAGTCACTGTTGGGAACATTTCATTTCCTCTAACGTTCATGTCTTTTCCACCTTTGTCCTTCAGCCTATGCAGTATTTGCTTTACTATCTAGGAGGAAAGACAATATAATAAAACTTTATGATGCTCCACTGGAGGCTCCTAAGGCAGATCTGTTCTTTTTAAAATGAGTAAATCTCTAGAATATGTCAAATCTAAGATACACCGCCACAGTCACGTGCAAAAGTTAGACCCCCCCTTTAATTGAATGTTTTTGTGGGTTTTagtattaggcaaatacaacctcagatgAACAACAACGTCATTTTTTTCACCGTGCCATTATTTTTTTCACCAtgccatctgtctgacagtttggCTTGGTCAAACTGGGCCATTCAACAGGACATTGATCCAAAGCAGGGCAGCAAATCCACATCAGAATAGCTCGAAAATAAAAGAATCCAAAGTTTTGGAATGGACTAGTCCAGAAAGTCCAGACTTAAAATGAATTGAAATGTTGTGTTGGGACCTTGACAGGGCTGTGCACAAATCAACGCCCCAAAAAActcaatgaactgaagcaatcttatgaagaagaatggaccaatATTCCTCCACAGTAATGTGAAAGGACTGATACTCACAGGAGACCATTACGTGTTGTGCTGCTGAAGGTGGATCTACTAGCTGTTGAATCTTAGTACTGATCATATGATCGCATGTTTTTACCCTTAGTGCCATATTCATTTAGCAGAAATGAATCCTAACATGTTGTTGgtctgaggttgtatttgcctaatTCTGAGGCCCCCCTACTActgtttgaacatgactgtaagcAGATCAGTGACACTGACCCTGATATAAGGTCAGGCTTTGTTCCATTGTTTAGGATTCAGATATACGATCCTTTAAAGTTATTGAGTCAGATACAGCTTGACTAACATGCATGCTTTTAGTGCTTGATGCACTGTACAATTGGAGGGAGGTGCCCCATGAGAGCAGCTGGAGGTGGTCTGATTGGCTGTAATCAGGTGATGGACAGATCAGCAGAGGGAGTCAACATGCTGActctggcagtgtgtgtgtgtgtgtgtgtgtgtgtctgtggtgaggGGTGTGTTCACAGTTCCTCTGGGCTTCTTTCTGCTGTCTCAGTTCAGCAGTGTCAGCACAAGCTGAACGTCTCCAGTGTCATAAAACTGCCCGCAGCAGTAAAGATTTGGAATGATGTGCAGGGGAGTGAAGACGGTCGTATTCACcacagtgtgagtctgtgaggtGCCATGCAGGATCCATGAGATGTGATATGGATCCATACAGTGATGTAACAGGGAGGAACACACAATACTGATGATTGGAAGGAGTGGACATGGTGAGGCATATATGTCTCCTATACCTACCTCTCTTGACAAGGACATTACTGCATTACTGCTGAGAATGAGCAGCGATGAGTTGGGAGGGggaaaaggagggaggaagggtgAGAAACAGACAAGAAGCTTAACATGCTGGGACAGGGCGGCACCCAACAGGAACACTGCTCAACGGCAGGTGAAACAAACTAAATCAGGTCGGTGCTTGAGGTCAGGAGGAAAATCCAGATCAAATATCAGCTGCTAAGCCTCACACAAATGAAACATGAAGTCTTTTGATGATGGTCATTAGACCAgaactgcagcagaaacagtGAGCCAGGATAAAGCAAACAGAACGTCACCGCACGATGTGCTGAACAGAACAACATGTTTAACATATCAACAAACCCGAACCGGAACACAAttactgtaatatatcatctgTCCCCGCCCAGCTGAAGCCCCAGGTTTCGGTCTTGTGGTGACTCTGAAATGAGGAAgctgtctgcagctggtccTACATTCCTTTCCCCCATTGCTCAGTGAACCACTCCACATTCTTACCGGATAAAGAACCGCCACAAAGTCCAGATAAGTATGAGGAAGATTCCCAAAAACCAGCACTGCATGATGAAGAAGGGGATGGGCAGCATGATGGTGTTGGGGTCATACTTGACCACTATGAGGAACTCAGTCACTGTGATAGCTGCCACCAGCCACGCCTGCTGACCAAGCTTCTTGTGGAACTTCCTGTTGGGAGAAGTACACTTTGTGTCATTATACAGGCAGCTTGAAAGGTGGAGGGCAGTCTCAACGCCAAGTGGACCAGTGATGGCACAACATGGCGTGCTCGGTTAGTC from Parambassis ranga chromosome 19, fParRan2.1, whole genome shotgun sequence includes these protein-coding regions:
- the samtor gene encoding S-adenosylmethionine sensor upstream of mTORC1 isoform X2 produces the protein MGDFEKIWREHCEDEQTLSEYAVAMKNLADNHWTKNCEGEGRIEWCRSVCQEYFLDGGMKRMLEKDEKNAAHAMGLTAASVNTQPYSTIPSSMSQLGKMRLLDVGSCFNPFLKFDEFLTVGIDIVPAVESVYKCDFLNLQLQQPLQLAGDAVEAFLRQLHNPIDALPAQLFHVVVFSLLLSYFPSPYQRWICCKKAHELLELHGLLLIITPDSSHQNRHALMMRSWRVAVESLGFKRYKYVKYSHMHLIAFRKVSVATTSDLVSRNYPEMLYIPQDFNSNEEEDCADVPVQVRSEFEDDQLAWGFTELPDTPYDSDSGESQSSSVPSFHELEDPILLQS
- the samtor gene encoding S-adenosylmethionine sensor upstream of mTORC1 isoform X1, with protein sequence MDPRDNVETGETETQLDVFYVPFPEEAPCKKEQEKLSGVVKNVHRKLRRKYREVGDFEKIWREHCEDEQTLSEYAVAMKNLADNHWTKNCEGEGRIEWCRSVCQEYFLDGGMKRMLEKDEKNAAHAMGLTAASVNTQPYSTIPSSMSQLGKMRLLDVGSCFNPFLKFDEFLTVGIDIVPAVESVYKCDFLNLQLQQPLQLAGDAVEAFLRQLHNPIDALPAQLFHVVVFSLLLSYFPSPYQRWICCKKAHELLELHGLLLIITPDSSHQNRHALMMRSWRVAVESLGFKRYKYVKYSHMHLIAFRKVSVATTSDLVSRNYPEMLYIPQDFNSNEEEDCADVPVQVRSEFEDDQLAWGFTELPDTPYDSDSGESQSSSVPSFHELEDPILLQS
- the tmem168b gene encoding transmembrane protein 168 — its product is MCRFLRYCVSHCLHAAITRLEEVNGEVSMWSSVRWLGYLSGLNLLVALCLGLYARWERTAESTLLVIFVLALFVLAIASVLYYYFSMERVSLSLLHLWFGFLLGLLCFLNNPALESDVKEQAANYLLLASMALRTLWALLERLVGCARYRPAFLTSAERLELAGFATASTALLIPKSLSVMVLVVALATVMIGLRMKAVLAVPNLVCFAVITAVLFFKSLNITINPFTLACFFSQLICDPLLDVYFSGLSVTERWQPFLLWRGLWRRLSLLPLLAVEMTFIILAARKLADLDQWYLMIPGFVVCVLFWAICHLVFVITVWGFHTKLSDCQRLRLSQGAEVTSLDKVMASKGMRHFCLISERLMLFTLVSTAAVAALCWQASSSVFVSTFLLILPLESLFHGLFHELGNTLGGTCVGYAVVIPTNYCSPDGQPMLLPPGQVHELNKRSTGMLNNVQRLFAHHLIETFGCDYSTSGVTLEALQAKIKSFLELRTADGPRHDTYVIFYSGHTHRTGEWALAGGDTLRLDQILEWWREKNGSFCSRLIVVLDCDNSLPWVKEVRKVEGLYVALQGATLARVTDVELQDPPQLGDFTCQWVEYNCNASCDIQWSERGRAVSAVYGISKNWSDYTLHLPTGSDVTNHWSMYFPRMTYPVVQLALWCGSLNLLWICSACLRFLRRVKLNWFPPAILDTGQGLKLVRS